One Ictalurus furcatus strain D&B chromosome 25, Billie_1.0, whole genome shotgun sequence DNA window includes the following coding sequences:
- the pcsk9 gene encoding proprotein convertase subtilisin/kexin type 9, which yields MSFFLVMCLAALAACDNPEEKPVNAPVIDHHHHHHHHPPPRTEGVAEFLRCTKSAWRIPDQYLVVLQEGARDSHVQRTVSTLRAQAARSRHTIHITHTYSGAFCGFLIKMSSEVLPMALKLPHVAYIEEDSSIFAQGIPWNLERIMQTKHETGKYTPPNDGAQVTVFLLDTSVQTNHREIDGKVMVTDFNSVPEEDGVRVHRQASQCDSHGTHIAGVLSGRDSGVARGVGVNTVRVLNCQGRGTVSGALAGLEYIRASLQAQPVRPVIILLPFVGGFSRTLNIACQEMVHSGAVLIAAAGNYQDDACMYSPASEPEVITVGATNAADQLLSSGTTGTNLGRCVDVFAPGDDIISASSDCPTCFTTKRGTSQAAAHVAGIAAVLLNAHPSASPAEVLQLLRYHSVQHVINPDSLPPEHYHTTPDMVAALPKSAATGETLLCRSVWSKRSGVGSFDTAVAHCRRGEEMFSCSSYSPNGVHAGEKIEIRDGQKVCEAHHTIGGHGVYAIARCCTGSRVKCHASASLHVGVDAECPNQEYQLTGCSSHYIRSHDTAQPSRPLHSNRKACPAREGGTSHASCCRAPNLECHLIEFTRQVEMSCEDSWTLTWCNAVSHGSVTRGAYTRGNTCVIQMSGEDKGTAALAICCRFRPLDQQSNKNHEQNT from the exons ATGAGTTTTTTCCTCGTGATGTGTCTGGCGGCGCTGGCAGCTTGTGACAACCCTGAAGAGAAACCGGTGAACGCACCTGTGAtcgatcatcatcatcatcatcatcatcatcctcctcctcgaACTGAGGGCGTGGCCGAGTTCCTCAGGTGCACAAAG AGTGCGTGGCGCATACCGGACCAGTACCTTGTGGTGTTGCAGGAGGGAGCACGCGACAGTCACGTGCAGCGGACGGTGAGCACTCTGCGTGCGCAGGCTGCCAGGAGCAGACACACCatccacatcacacacacttactctgGAGCCTTCTGTGGATTCCTGATTAAAATGAGCAGCGAAGTCCTGCCCATG GCTCTGAAGCTGCCCCATGTTGCGTACATTGAAGAGGACTCGTCCATTTTTGCCCAGGGCATCCCATGGAACTTGGAGCGCATCATGCAGACGAAGCATGAGACTGGAAAATACACACCACCCA ATGATGGAGCACAAGTGACTGTCTTCCTCCTGGACACCAGCGTTCAGACGAATCATCGTGAGATCGACGGAAAAGTAATGGTGACAGACTTCAACAGCGTGCCTGAGGAGGATGGAGTCCGAGTTCATAGGCAG GCTAGTCAGTGTGACAGTCATGGAACACACATAGCTGGAGTGTTGAGTGGGCGAGACTCTGGTGTGGCACGTGGCGTTGGTGTGAACACTGTGCGGGTGCTCAACTGTCAGGGCAGAGGCACTGTGTCTGGAGCACtggcag gTCTGGAGTACATCCGTGCATCTCTGCAGGCCCAGCCAGTCAGGCCTGTGATCATACTACTACCATTTGTGGGGGGGTTCAGTCGCACTCTCAACATTGCCTGTCAAGAAATGGTACATTCTGGTGCAGTTCTGATAGCTGCTGCAGGGAATTACCAGGATGATGCCTGCATGTACTCACCAGCCTCAGAACCAGAG GTGATCACAGTAGGAGCTACCAATGCTGCTGACCAGCTGCTTAGTTCAGGAACCACAGGTACCAACCTGGGCCGCTGCGTGGATGTGTTTGCCCCTggtgatgacatcatcagcgCCTCCAGTGACTGCCCAACCTGCTTCACCACTAAGCGTGGAACTTCACAGGCAGCTGCTCACGTTGCTG gcATAGCTGCAGTTCTTCTGAACGCTCACCCCAGTGCCAGTCCTGCTGAAGTGCTGCAGCTGCTCCGCTATCACTCAGTCCAGCATGTGATAAATCCAGACTCTCTGCCTCCTGAACACTACCACACTACCCCTGACATGGTGGCTGCTTTGCCTAAGTCTGCTGCTACAG GCGAGACACTTCTTTGTCGTTCTGTTTGGTCTAAGAGGTCAGGGGTTGGAAGCTTTGACACAGCAGTGGCTCACTGTCGCCGTGGTGAAGAGATGTTCAGCTGTTCCAGCTACTCACCAAATGGAGTGCATGCTGGAGAAAAAATAGAG ATACGGGATGGGCAGAAGGTGTGTGAGGCCCATCACACCATTGGAGGACATGGCGTGTACGCCATAGCTCGCTGTTGCACTGGCAGCAGGGTGAAGTGCCACGCCAGTGCCAGTCTCCATGTGGGCGTGGACGCAGAGTGCCCTAACCAAGAATATCAGCTTACAG GATGCAGCTCTCACTACATTAGGTCCCACGATACAGCACAGCCCTCAAGGCCGCTCCATAGCAACCGTAAAGCATGTCCTGCCAGAGAAGGTGGGACATCACATGCCTCCTGTTGCCGTGCTCCGAATCTGGAATGCCATCTGATTGAATTTACAAGACAG GTGGAGATGTCATGCGAGGACTCCTGGACACTTACATGGTGTAATGCTGTGTCGCATGGTTCCGTCACTCGTGGGGCATACACACGGGGAAATACCTGCGTGATCCAGATGTCTGGAGAAGATAAAGGAACTGCTGCTCTTGCTATCTGCTGCAGATTTCGGCCTCTTGATCAACAGAGCAACAAGAACCACGAGCAAAACACCTAA